From a region of the Streptomyces sp. B21-083 genome:
- a CDS encoding ATP-binding protein, whose protein sequence is MRHRRRKGRFPVQAKGAFTPWRGAKEVSGVALVVAQEVPTSSSMAVPHGPAGVGKARHRMRDQLRTGGVAESVIDDAVLILSELLSNACKHGRPLGEALAGDGDVRAAWRVDSGGRLVVEVTDGGGPTRPVPSTPSVTARGGRGLNIITALANDWGVRDDTRGEVTVWAVVNDDVHDPSAGHRRTDFATRVTGRSMSAIPDLDFADVFDDMD, encoded by the coding sequence GTGCGTCACCGAAGGCGGAAGGGGCGGTTTCCGGTACAGGCCAAAGGGGCATTCACACCGTGGCGTGGGGCAAAGGAGGTCTCGGGGGTGGCGTTGGTGGTGGCACAGGAGGTGCCCACGTCGTCGAGCATGGCCGTTCCCCATGGCCCTGCGGGCGTGGGGAAAGCAAGACACCGGATGCGCGATCAGTTGCGCACGGGCGGTGTGGCGGAATCGGTCATAGACGACGCGGTCCTGATCCTGTCCGAACTCTTGAGCAATGCGTGCAAACACGGTCGGCCACTGGGCGAGGCGCTGGCCGGTGACGGCGACGTCCGGGCCGCGTGGCGCGTGGACTCCGGCGGCAGACTCGTCGTCGAGGTGACAGACGGGGGCGGCCCGACCCGCCCGGTTCCGTCGACCCCTTCGGTGACGGCGCGAGGCGGTCGCGGGCTGAACATCATCACGGCGCTGGCCAACGACTGGGGCGTCCGGGACGACACCCGCGGCGAGGTCACGGTGTGGGCCGTCGTCAACGACGACGTCCACGACCCGAGCGCCGGCCACCGGCGTACCGACTTCGCCACCCGCGTCACGGGCCGCTCGATGTCCGCGATACCCGACCTGGACTTCGCGGACGTGTTCGACGACATGGACTGA
- a CDS encoding bifunctional DNA primase/polymerase, producing MREILGRLGRRRRLLSRRDGGKPEVLGAALTFAAEWQWPVLPGVAPDPQGRARCGCPDPECTVPGAHPFEPGLLAATTDARMVRWWWTNRPTAPIILATGGAAPCAVSLPAPAAARALDALDRKGMRLGPVVAAPTRWSLLVKPYTMEQLGELLYAKDFVPGSLRFHSEGGYIALPPSETGQGQVRWERAPLPGSASPWLPDVEAVVDAVVEALTRTGVSAPEL from the coding sequence ATGCGCGAGATCCTCGGAAGGCTCGGAAGGCGACGCAGGCTCCTGTCCCGGCGTGACGGCGGGAAGCCTGAAGTGCTCGGCGCGGCTCTGACGTTCGCGGCCGAATGGCAGTGGCCCGTACTCCCGGGCGTGGCACCGGATCCACAGGGGCGCGCCCGCTGCGGCTGCCCCGATCCGGAGTGCACGGTCCCCGGCGCTCACCCGTTCGAACCCGGCCTGCTGGCGGCGACCACCGACGCGCGCATGGTGCGCTGGTGGTGGACGAACCGGCCGACGGCTCCCATTATTCTCGCCACCGGCGGCGCGGCTCCGTGCGCAGTCAGCCTGCCGGCCCCGGCCGCGGCGCGCGCCCTCGACGCCCTGGACCGCAAGGGCATGCGCCTGGGTCCGGTCGTCGCGGCTCCCACCCGCTGGTCGCTGCTCGTGAAGCCGTACACGATGGAACAGCTGGGCGAACTGCTGTACGCGAAGGACTTCGTGCCCGGCTCGCTCCGCTTCCACAGCGAGGGCGGCTACATCGCCCTGCCGCCGTCCGAGACCGGACAGGGCCAGGTCCGCTGGGAGCGGGCTCCGCTGCCCGGCTCGGCCTCGCCCTGGCTGCCCGATGTCGAGGCCGTGGTGGACGCCGTGGTGGAGGCCCTCACTCGTACGGGTGTGAGCGCGCCCGAGTTGTAG
- a CDS encoding glycerophosphodiester phosphodiesterase, producing MTHARQHPIQVVAHRGASEEAPEHTLAAYKKAIEAGADALECDVRLTADGHLVCVHDRRVNRTSNGRGAVSALELADLAALDFGSWKTGDEAPDWEHRPEDREDTSVLTLERLLELVADAGRRVELAIETKHPTRWAGQVEERLLFLLKRFGLDAPESPTDSQVRVMSFSARSLHRVRAAAPTLPTVYLNQFLSPRLRDGRLPTGVRIAGPSIRIVRSHPVYIERLKHAGHQVHVWTVNEPADVDLCVDLGIDAVITNRPGAVLRQLGR from the coding sequence GTGACCCACGCACGACAGCACCCGATCCAGGTCGTCGCCCACCGCGGAGCCTCGGAAGAGGCCCCCGAGCACACGCTGGCCGCCTACAAGAAGGCGATCGAGGCCGGCGCCGACGCCCTGGAGTGCGATGTACGGCTGACCGCGGACGGCCATCTCGTCTGCGTCCACGACCGCCGCGTCAACCGTACGTCCAATGGCCGCGGCGCTGTCTCCGCCCTGGAGCTCGCCGACCTCGCCGCCCTGGACTTCGGCTCCTGGAAGACCGGGGACGAGGCCCCCGACTGGGAACACCGCCCGGAGGACCGCGAGGACACCTCCGTACTCACCCTGGAGCGACTCCTCGAACTCGTCGCCGACGCCGGGCGGCGGGTGGAGCTGGCCATCGAGACCAAGCACCCCACGCGGTGGGCGGGCCAGGTCGAGGAGCGGCTGCTGTTCCTGCTCAAACGGTTCGGCCTGGACGCCCCTGAGTCGCCGACCGATTCACAGGTACGGGTCATGAGTTTCTCGGCGCGCTCGCTGCACCGCGTCAGGGCAGCCGCGCCGACCCTGCCGACCGTGTACCTGAACCAGTTCCTCTCACCCCGCCTGCGCGACGGGCGGCTGCCCACAGGGGTGCGGATCGCCGGCCCCTCCATCCGGATCGTGCGCAGTCACCCGGTGTACATCGAGCGGCTGAAACATGCCGGTCACCAGGTACACGTGTGGACCGTGAACGAGCCCGCGGACGTCGATCTCTGTGTCGACCTCGGCATCGACGCCGTAATCACCAACCGCCCGGGCGCTGTCCTGCGGCAACTGGGCCGCTGA
- a CDS encoding DUF5926 family protein, which translates to MAKKRPQTKASRPQLSDRARAGGADGDFPVVGAREPCPCDSGRRYKACHGRAAAHAVTELVHRPFEGLPGEGDWVALRELVPAATVELTLKGGLPEGVPSVTLATVLPMAWPALRRDDGSVLLGLQNDTASGDISRDLADTLQRALTAAPGTPVQGRRAPAESPRLQDLLDPEGVFEPVVHTGFEFWVPDAQNATADVTASLERANDAAIPTVKLTGVDAAYWCETPDKNHLRWVMPHGEEQLLDALARLHAAGQAGLGEGTRLVGSFRAHGLTVPVWDLPTGVTAEDVEKPAAEFADRLATALASDAPLTPEERRARGGLTNRQVTLS; encoded by the coding sequence ATGGCCAAGAAGCGACCCCAGACCAAGGCCTCGCGGCCTCAGCTGTCCGACCGAGCCCGCGCCGGAGGCGCTGATGGGGACTTTCCGGTTGTCGGCGCCCGCGAGCCCTGCCCCTGCGACAGCGGCCGGCGCTACAAGGCCTGTCACGGCCGGGCCGCCGCGCACGCGGTGACCGAACTGGTGCACCGGCCCTTCGAGGGCCTGCCCGGAGAGGGCGACTGGGTGGCTCTGCGCGAGCTGGTCCCCGCCGCCACCGTGGAGCTGACCCTGAAGGGCGGTCTCCCCGAGGGCGTTCCCTCGGTCACACTCGCGACGGTCCTGCCGATGGCCTGGCCCGCCCTACGCCGTGACGACGGCTCGGTCCTGCTCGGGCTGCAGAACGACACGGCGTCCGGCGACATCAGCCGCGACCTCGCCGACACCCTCCAGCGCGCGCTCACCGCGGCGCCCGGCACGCCCGTCCAGGGCCGCCGCGCCCCGGCCGAGAGCCCGCGGCTGCAGGACCTGCTCGACCCTGAAGGCGTGTTCGAGCCAGTTGTGCACACGGGCTTCGAGTTCTGGGTTCCGGACGCCCAGAACGCCACGGCGGACGTCACCGCCTCCCTGGAGCGTGCGAACGACGCGGCCATCCCGACCGTGAAGCTGACGGGCGTCGACGCCGCGTACTGGTGCGAGACCCCGGACAAGAACCACCTGCGCTGGGTGATGCCGCACGGCGAGGAGCAGCTGCTCGACGCCCTCGCGCGGCTGCACGCGGCCGGGCAGGCCGGCCTGGGCGAGGGCACCCGCCTTGTGGGCTCCTTCCGCGCGCACGGCCTCACCGTCCCGGTCTGGGACCTGCCGACCGGCGTCACCGCGGAGGACGTCGAGAAGCCGGCCGCCGAGTTCGCCGACCGTCTCGCCACCGCGCTGGCCTCGGACGCGCCGCTCACCCCGGAGGAGCGCCGCGCGCGCGGCGGCCTGACCAACCGCCAGGTGACGCTCAGCTGA